A region of Gadus morhua chromosome 18, gadMor3.0, whole genome shotgun sequence DNA encodes the following proteins:
- the LOC115531404 gene encoding uncharacterized protein LOC115531404 — MPIPLTTLLYKPEYRTMSTPDFQREVDKVFLSLKITESESAGLEMFTRRQQLSDDWLEQRKGRITASTLFRVLHTDPTSPAPSLVKSICGLSSFTSKATAHGIKFEKKARKMYVKEKSTQHTKFRYSSSGLIVNPLYPHLGASPDGIISCSCCSEKGLLEVKCPYKHRMVHPVEASQIEPDFPIEFEVGNGEIIGSSLKQNHPHYTQIQCQLSICEKSYCDLMMFTFRGSIVTRVYREDNFIPKHLDRINAVYKSGILPELMTRQYRDVICDPCGPSSGTSSSSTSSSTPATQRAPLSTNVPQQAPTEAAQELFCYCRKPDDGSEEMVGCDYQNCVNQWYHLSCLTLSKAPKTKLWFCPECKSLQPPKKKRK, encoded by the exons ATGCCCATACCTCTTACTACACTACTATACAAACCCGAGTATAGAACCATGTCAACACCAGACTTTCAAAGAGAAGTTGATAAAGTGTTCCTCAGCCTTAAG ATAACTGAATCTGAAAGTGCTGGTCTGGAGATGTTCACCAGAAGACAGCAGTTGAGTGATGACTGGCTGgaacagagaaaggggaggataacagctTCAACGCTATTCCGTGTTCTCCACACTGACCCCACATCACCTGCTCCCTCCCTTGTCAAAAGTATATGTGGGCTGTCATCATTTACTTCCAAAGCCACTGCACATGGGATTAAGTTTGAAAAGAAGGCCCGTAAGATGTATGTGAAAGAGAAATCAACTCAACACACCAAATTCAG GTACTCATCCTCTGGGTTGATCGTTAACCCTTTGTACCCACATCTCGGGGCTAGTCCCGATGGTATCATCAGCTGCAGCTGTTGCAGCGAAAAGGGTCTGCTGGAGGTGAAATGCCCCTATAAGCACAGGATGGTCCACCCAGTGGAAGCTAGCCAGATTGAACCAGATTTCCCCATTGAATTTGAAGTTGGAAATGGTGAGATCATTGGCTCATCCCTCAAACAAAACCACCCCCACTACACCCAGATCCAGTGTCAGCTGTCTATTTGTGAAAAGAGTTACTGTGACTTGATGATGTTCACCTTCCGTGGTAGCATAGTTACCAGAGTGTATAGAGAAGACAATTTTATTCCAAAGCATTTGGACAGGATAAATGCTGTATACAAATCTGGAATACTTCCAGAACTTATGACACGCCAATATAGAGATGTGATATGTGACCCCTGTGGCCCATCATCCGGTACCTCGTCCAGCTCAACATCCAGCTCTACTCCAGCCACTCAAAGGGCACCTCTCTCAACTAATGTTCCCCAACAAGCACCCACTGAAGCTGCACAAGAATTGTTTTGTTATTGCAGGAAACCAGATGATGGTTCCGAAGAAATGGTTGGGTGTGATTACCAAAACTGTGTGAACCAGTGGTACCATTTGAGCTGCCTTACATTATCAAAAGCCCCCAAGACCAAACTTTGGTTTTGCCCAGAGTGTAAGAGTTTGCAACCGCCTAAGAAAAAGAGGAAGTga
- the atxn7l3b gene encoding ataxin-7-like protein 3 — protein MKMEEVSMSSLDNSKLEGLAQDILSDLVEDACLGLCFEVHRAVKQGYFFLDDTDQESMRDFEIVDQPGVDVFGQVYNQWKNKECVCPNCNRSIAASRFAPHLEKCLGMGRNSSRIANRRIVTGNTTNNKSESDQEDNDDVNDNDWSYGAEKKAKKRKSDKNPNSPRRSKSFKHKSGMMGPRRRMDNQESPRMLMKDEAFP, from the exons ATGAAAATGGAAGAGGTTTCAATGTCCAGCCTGGACAACAGCAAGCTGGAG GGCCTAGCGCAAGACATCCTGTCTGATCTGGTGGAGGATGCGTGCCTGGGCCTCTGCTTTGAGGTCCACCGGGCCGTTAAACAGGGCTATTTCTTCCTGGATGACACAGACCAAGAAAGTATGAGGGACTTTG AAATCGTGGACCAGCCTGGAGTGGATGTGTTTGGACAGGTGTACAACCAATGGAAGAACAAGGAGTGCGTTTGTCCCAACTGCAATCGTAGCATCGCCGCCTCGCGCTTCGCCCCGCACCTGGAAAAGTGCCTGGGCATGGGCCGCAACAGCAGCCGCATCGCCAACCGCAG GATAGTCACCGGGAACACCACCAATAACAAGTCCGAAAGCGACCAAGAGGACAACGACGACGTCAACGACAATGACTGGTCTTACGGGGCCGAAAAGAAAG CAAAGAAAAGGAAATCGGATAAG AATCCAAACTCTCCAAGAAGATCTAAATCCTTCAAGCATAAAAGTG GCATGATGGGACCCCGGCGGCGCATGGACAATCAGGAGAGCCCCCGCATGCTCATGAAAGATGAAGCGTTTCCTTAG
- the LOC115531143 gene encoding uncharacterized protein LOC115531143 isoform X2, which yields MFQKMRKQRTLTDLLEEAEGAISDPFRPKKQQIHPELPKRPPLAHTLYLKEHLELYKKQHPDLEHKQLIARLSACYKKLPARVKVKYVKKYNLSRDQYDKEMIRLRRQYGKPFQPMSNTGHYSALKRKLEEQDDLDAETSPTSSGPSRKRGIVELPNQPPVNGFQLLVAEQRVASGPMAPRDHLRASSLRWRSLRQAERDGYNTRANGLKQRYGATLNAFLSNLTKEQKEILKEDLEMLFRTAKKYSKIKPLLFDGEPKKPSCAGASVFCSQKMRCLIGDFRDHREKFSWINSKWKTLSTEQKAPFCKEAETRFHRYTLDLQDWFRNLSPETKAEYLNQKPRNMEYVTLDLEKPVKKERHMASVSKHDQQHHFYTTPAPFYTTSTILLEHGYTTSTPPHPTSISSWTLRMKNIWTAPQTSLLRPMRKRTRKMKRRSGHMRSLQSQHASQLSSATGQVQTLIKTETIEPQRPMLNGAGARRTKRPSHVRPPTPTSKWYHLTSSTSHVGLLTLTYPRYHLTPTTSHVGLFTLTYPRYYLTPTTSHVGLLTLTYPWYYLTPTTSHVGLLTLTYPRYYLTSSTSHVVLLTLTYPSPSGIISPPPLWGLAPNVYYLER from the exons GAAGCAGCACCCCGATCTCGAGCACAAGCAGCTGATCGCCCGACTGAGCGCCTGCTACAAGAAGCTCCCAGCCCGTGTCAAG GTCAAATATGTGAAGAAATACAACCTCTCCCGGGACCAGTACGACAAGGAAATGATCAGACTCCG GCGGCAGTACGGAAAACCCTTCCAGCCCATGAGCAACACGGGGCATTACTCTGCACTGAAGAGGAAGCTAGAGGAGCAGGATGACCTGGACGCT GAGACTTCCCCCACTTCATCAGGGCCGAGCAGAAAGAGGGGCATTGTAGAGCTGCCCAACCAGCCCCCCGT cAACGGGTTCCAGTTGTTGGTGGCGGAGCAGCGGGTGGCGTCGGGGCCCATGGCCCCCAGGGACCACCTTAGAGCCAGCAGCCTGCGCTGGAGGTCCCTGAGGCAGGCGGAGCGGGATGGATACAACACGCGCGCCAACGGg CTGAAACAACGTTATGGAGCGACTCTGAATGCCTTCTTATCT AATTTGACCAAAGAGCAGAAGGAGATTTTGAAGGAGGACCTGGAAATGCTTTTCCGAACCGCTAAG AAGTACTCAAAAATCAAACCGCTCCTGTTTGATGGAGAGCCCAAGAAGCCATCCTG TGCTGGGGCATCGGTGTTCTGCAGTCAGAAGATGCGCTGCCTGATTGGGGACTTCCGCGACCACAGAGAAAAGTTCTCGTGGATCAACTCGAAGTGGAAGACCCTCTCCACGGAGCAGAAGGCTCCCTTCTGTAAGGAGGCCGAAACCAGGTTCCACAGATACACCTTGGACCTTCAGGATTGGTTCAGA AATTTATCACCAGAGACCAAGGCCGAATATTTGAACCAAAAACCAAGA AACATGGAATACGTTACCTTGGACCTGGAAAAGCCTGTAAAGAAAGAACGACACATGGCCTCCGTCAGTAAACATGACCAGCAACACCACTTCTACACCACTCCTGCACCATTCTACACCACTTCAACAATACTTCTAGAACACGGCTACACCACTTCTACACCACCTCATCCTACATCCATATCATCCTG GACTCTGAGGATGAAGAATATCTGGACTGCCCCACAGACATCCCTCCTGAG gccaatgaggaagaggaccaggaagatgaagaggcGCTCTGGACACATGAGAAGTTTGCAAAGTCAGCATGCCTCCCAGTTGAGTTCAGCAACGGGTCAGGTTCAGACTCTGATTAAGACTGAGACTATTGAACCACAGCGACCAATGCTCAACGGCGCCGGGGCCAGGAGAACCAAAAGACCCTCACATGTTCGCCCGCCCACTCCCACCTCCAAGTGGTATCATCTCACCTCCAGCACATCACATGTTGGCCTGCTCACTCTCACCTACCCGCGGTATCATCTCACCCCCACCACGTCACATGTTGGCCTGTTCACTCTCACCTACCCGCGGTATTATCTCACCCCCACCACGTCACATGTTGGCCTGCTCACTCTCACCTACCCGTGGTATTATCTCACCCCCACCACGTCACATGTTGGCCTGCTCACTCTCACCTACCCGCGGTATTATCTCACCTCTTCCACGTCACATGTTGTCCTGCTCACTCTCACCTACCCATCTCCCAGCGGTATCATCTCACCTCCACCACTCTGGGGCCTTGCTCCAAATGTTTATTATTTGGAAAGATAA